The following nucleotide sequence is from Halictus rubicundus isolate RS-2024b chromosome 7, iyHalRubi1_principal, whole genome shotgun sequence.
attttctgttttacaattttatactcCTTGCATTTGAGATTTATCAATTCTGCACCAAAAAATTACTACAACCTACCccccaaaaaatatatatattgtctTCAAGGTCTCTTCAAGGTCATAGTAGGTCGTTCAACTTATCTTGATCCCGATTACCACATCGCGTTATAAAAAATGCATGTTAATATGCAAAAAAatgcgatgaccttgaaaaatccGTTAAAATTACCTCCACAGGATTTCTTTCTATCACCATCAGATGCACACTAAATAATTTAGGTGCTCGAGTTAAAATTAACCATTGTTATTAACCAAAATTAGTCCATGAATCTTTCCAGAAAGAATTCCCAAAAATCACATAATGTTGATTTAATTGGACTCGATCCTTTTTGCGACATTAGTTCCGTTAATCAAGCAATTTCGGAGATCGGGTGGCACACAAGCGCGGCACCGTATTCAATTTTCCCCGGTCGAAGTGTATTCAATTATAGATTAAAACTGATCGTTCCATATAACGCGGCGAAGCGTCACGGCGGACAATTCGCTTCGTGATAACGTCATCGCGCTCGCGAACAAAAGCGGCGGCACGCGATGACGTTTCAATCTACATTCGATTTCTGCGTGGACGCGTGAAATTTCATACACGTCGAGCACAAAAGACGAGAAAACTTTCTCCTCACTGGCAATAGAAATGTGCGGGGCTAACTTTATCCACCCTCGCACCtcctcctatatatatatttcctcTTTTCTCCCCCTTTTTGTTGTCGGCGAATCGTTCTCATTCCCAGATGCGATACCGATTGAAACGATACACTCGACAAACTTTTGCGCAACCCGCATACGTTTCCCTTAGGCGGTGACATTTACATGCGGGTCATTATCGAACGTGCCACGAAAAGTGTATCGACGATCGCGTTTCCTCGTTCCTGTCTACTCGACCGCCACTGAAATCGCTATAACCTCGCCGAATTCGCGCGCGAACTATGCTGTTCAAGCGCTTGCCTTCGAAATTCCGAACTGTGACGATTTCTAGAATTTTACATATCTTTAATTCGTTTTTCTTGACTGTACTGGATGGTCGATCGATCTCCATACAAGTTTCGCGAATAAAGCTCGATCATGTTCCCACGAAAATCCCCGATGGGCAAGATTGGTGGTCAGCTGTTCCAGGATGtctgatgtttttttttttaagtttaaTCATTTCCTTATTAAAATACGTACAGCGGTGTGCCGGGCGTGTTGATGTTCGGCGGGGTTCAAAGCCTGGCAGAGAGTAAGATTGGCAGGTTCGGGGTTGAGGAAGGAGTCCGTCTCGTTGGCGTTGTTCAGGGTGCAGCAACTGAGAGGCACCACTAATTCTCTTCGTCCCACTTCCTGCAGCCGCCACCAGGAGGTGCCGTAATTGCTGCTTCCGTTTATGCCGCAGCAAGCGAACTGAAAAGGTCGTCGCAATTCATAGTGTTCGATGTCGGAGGGGTGTGCGGAATGTAATTTCTTTCCACGACACATTAAATCGTGAACAGGACCGTTTCGGGAAAACGCGGGCACTCCCTCGATCGCCTGTTAATGCCTCTTTCGTTCGGTCAGCAAACTGTCCACTTCCGGTTTCATACTTGTGCACCGTCGATTCGAAATTTCAAATCGAGAATTTTTCATAACAAACACGAATAAATGGGACTTAACCCCTTGCTACTTTATTGTACAGAATTTCATACAAAAAAGAAACaggaagtttatatttattgcaggCCTACGTTTTCTGCAAGGGCTACACGTATATCGACTAcaacaaaatttattatacTCGATATTGTAGCGCGGGGCGTTGAAGGAGTacgaagattaaaagaatttaatctCTAACTTATTAATCCATCGCGCTCGACGGTCTCCtctgaggcaccactaaaaatgactatgcTATAACTCAAAACGTAGCATAATTTAAGATTAACATAGTCCTTTAATATTCTATCAATTCGAAAGACTTGAAGGCACTGAATTCAAAGCTTGAGCGCGTCCACAAACTTCTAATCGCAAAATATCTAATTATGTAATATGCGATCCGGACGTCATCCCCAGCCATAAGGCGAGGATTAAgtctaataaataaataatgcatAATCTGATAAAGAGAGCGAAAAATGTAGGCGAATGCTTCCCAGATAAAGCAATTTTTAATTACAGAGACATGAATATGAATAGAAAATTGATGCGATACGTCTTCGTCGTATTATCGTGCAATCTGACGAACAACTGGTCCACGAAGCTAGCAAAAATTGATCTTCATGCTGCTTACTATGTTACATCGATGTAACTCAAAACCTACCGTAGTCTGAGCGAGGTCGAGGGCTGCAGTGAATTGTTCTCGGCCAGGAACTGCATAGCTGCGCTGCAAGGCTCGTATCAATCGTGCTGGTCTCACGTCGATGCCCAGAACGTACGGCCAAAAGACGACCAGAACGCATACGGTGCATTCGCCGATCACCAAAAGAACTATTATAATCAGATACTGGAAACACCAGAACAGAAACATCAAATTATATCTTGCAACAAGAAAACAAAACTCCATTCAAACTTTTTGTGAGACGGAAAAATCTAACGCACGCTTGTcagcagactgtggattttcatgcaaaataaaaatagtccgACGTCGATTCTAGAAAACAGAAGTTAAAATGAAGTtcagtaaaaatgtatttcttcgttTAACAACTTTGATAAATGGAAAATAGTGCAAGAatacttttaaattcttcatTTATTTTTCCCGCAAATGCAATTACTGGACTgcgtctttatgcaaaataaaaattgtctggatcGATTCTAGGAAACAGAAGctacataaaaatgtatttcctcgtTTAACATCTTTGATAAATGGAAAATAGTGCAAcaatactcttaaattcttcatTTATTTTTCCCGCAAATGCAATTACTGGACTgcgtctttatgcaaaataaaaattgtctggatcGATTCTAGGGAACAGAAGctacataaaaatgtatttcttcgttTAACAACTTTGATgaatggaaaatagtggaacaacattcttaaatttttcatttatttttcccgtaaatgcataaaatccacggtctacttATCAGTAATTACTGGACTGCGTCTttgtgcaaactaaaaattgtctgcatcgatccCAGAAAACAGAAGTTACGTAAAAATGTGTCTCTTCGTTTAATAACTTTAAAAAAACGTATTTCTTAAATTTCCACCGAAGCTCCAGATGAAAATATAAGCCGAAGTCCTcaatatgaaaatgaaaacattaCCGTCGTTAAAGAAGAGCACACGCAAGCGAAATACGCCGCGAGAGATCGCATGTTCGACAGAGTGTACAGTTACAGTTTTTCCCATATTTTTAAAGAAGTGGTCTCTCGGTGAAATGGCCATTTGCAATTTGATTCTACGCGGAGAGCAGGTACGCGCGCGATGAAACTCGTTCAGGAGCGGTGCACGCGTTTATTCCTTTAATAAGCGACCGGTGAATAATTACTGTTTTTAAATGATACACGGGCTCGCCCTCCTTCCGTAGGCACGCGTGCCTGGATTTATGGAGATCCGTTTCCGGGCAAGCGACGCGTGACCATGCTACACCGGGAAATCTGGTTTTACTTGGCTCTGCCGAGCAAACTCATCGTCAGGGTTCGTCGAAGAACCTAGCGCATCGGGAAGACCTTGGTTCGCGGCGATTAAAACCAAGGGCTCCCTATAGAAGCTTCTAAAACTCGCAGACAACGTTCCGCAATGTCCACTTTATATTACACTCGACCCTCTTAGAACACGGTACTCTGGAAATGCGGTTTCGATATTACACGCTGCGATCATTTTGGCAACACCCTTGCATTAGGCTGGAACGAAAGATCGTAGCGTTCTTCGATTAAAATTAAAGTTGAGATGTTCGTAGGTATATTCAATAACATGATAAGTTTCAAAAATGGCAGAAAGTAATAGAGCcgacagaaaaatatttcaattatatctttgaattttaatttaaagttcGTGGACTTGATTCGTAGCATCTAGAACcaagaaaattcggaaaaatgcgTTTAGAGATGTTAATTGGAGATAACGTGACGTTGAAGTGACCAATTGACCCTTAACATTAAAATCGAATACGAAATCAACGTAATGATCAAAAAATAATTGTCAGTGTAAATTAAGTAACAATGATGGTTAAATAGTGGAAGAAGATGGAGAGAGTTCTGAATTCGTCAGATAATGAGAGCTAAATGAGACTGTTAGGtcataatattttaatcagggGGTGTCTCACAGAAACGGTAACGCATCGATTGTAGAGACAAGTTGCCCAGCATCCGAGCAGCCCCGTGAGCGTGATTAAAAATCCCAGTCCGACGACTGCGAAGGCCAAATAATAGAAAAGTGGTTGCTCGGGTTGGATGTCGCCTGGTCCCAATAAACGTGACAGCAGAATTCGCTCGTCGTCGGCTAATAACAGTGCTCCCAATGTCATTAACGCGAACCCCGACATCTGCAAGTCGAGAAAGTCATTTTCATTACTGCCAGCATCGCGTCATCTCAAGCAATGTATTCTAAACTTGAAAGAAATTAGCGATCTCTTCAAAACTGCTACGTTTTTAAGGTATTTTTCGAACATTTGTGAACGAATATCAGCATACTCACAATATTAATCTCCATTTTATCAATTAAATTCTACTTCTATAGCCCTCGGGGGAactttcaattaatattttcaatattcgttttcgaaatcaattttaaatCTTTAAATGGCTGTACCAATACACGTCGAATAATTAAttgttactagactgcagatttttatgcaaattatgattttcaattattattttgtagaCACagcaaaaagaaaacaatttatttactcAACAACGATATTCTTTATCACAAGGATCGGGTAAAAGTGCTATTAATGTTTGTTGCTTCGAATGTTTTCTAgtgcatatttaaaaatttctaaatttcatgagtgtataaaaatccacaatAAATTCAGCATAAATTCTGACTCCATTTG
It contains:
- the LOC143355700 gene encoding CD151 antigen gives rise to the protein MESKSFAVSRIFVCCANVVFLMSGFALMTLGALLLADDERILLSRLLGPGDIQPEQPLFYYLAFAVVGLGFLITLTGLLGCWATCLYNRCVTVSYLIIIVLLVIGECTVCVLVVFWPYVLGIDVRPARLIRALQRSYAVPGREQFTAALDLAQTTFACCGINGSSNYGTSWWRLQEVGRRELVVPLSCCTLNNANETDSFLNPEPANLTLCQALNPAEHQHARHTAGCLEMLEKWTQDQALILLTVGLAVIFVEVAALLSTFLACSRGHKRAKSRASTFTSTQTLSPFSESDHDFGMGIENRMHATGTTFGAKS